In the genome of Candidatus Pristimantibacillus lignocellulolyticus, the window ACGCGCTGCGCGGGCCTGAAAAAACCTATGGGTGAGAAATCACTCATAGGTTTTTTTCTATTTGTGAATGCTTTCGATGTAAATATCTTCTACATAATATTACCCTCCGAAGTAAATGAAAAGTTCTAAGAAGTTATTATATAATAGAAGAAACACATTAAAGAAAAGTAGGTAATTCTCAATGAGCACACAAAAAATTGTTCCGATATATTTACTATCAGGATTTCTAGGAAGTGGAAAGACAACATTACTAACACAGATTGTAGAAAAAGCACAGGCTGCGGGACTAACACCAGCTGTATTAATGAATGAATTAGGTGAAGTTAACCTTGATGGGCAACTGGTGAAAAAGGATGTTGCGATGGCAGAAGTACTTGGCGGTTGTATCTGCTGTAGCATGCGTGGCGATTTATCCTTGGAACTTAATCAATTATTAGATCAATATTCTCCCGATCTAATTATTGTAGAGTCAACAGGAGCAGCCCATCCAATGGAAACGATAGATGCAATTACAGAAACATCGATGTACAAGCATGTCAGATTGCAATCAGTTATTACAGTTGTTGATGGAGAGCATTTACTTGATCGATCTAAATTAGTGAAAGATAGTACATATCGCTTAATGCAAGATCAAATTCGATGTGGCAGCTTGATTGTACTTAATAAATGTGACCGACTTGATCCGGAGAAAGTTGTTGAGGCAGAGCAAACGTTGCGTGATCTTAATGAGCATGCTCTGATTATTACGACAGACCATTGTCAGCTTAACAATTGGCAATGGCTATTGGAAGGTACACAGTTAGAGCAACCAGAATCACTGCAAGCTTTAAGACAGCAGGTTAGTAACAACAATGATGATGCTGTTGATGGGGAACATGAGCATCAACATGAACATAGTCACCATACGCATGTTATGGCTTATACGCATTATTGGAAAGGTAAGCCGAATAGTGAACAATTTGAACAATGGCTTGCTAATCTGCCGGCTAATATATATCGAGCGAAAGGTATTGTTACATTCCGTGACGTTCCAAGTCGATTTTTGTTCCAGTTTGCTTATCGTGAATCTGATTTTATGCGAATTGATCCGCAAGGTGAAGTTAATGATGTCGCAGTATTTATCGGGGAGCATTTTGACGAGGAGTGGCTAAAACAGCAATTAGCAATACTCGAAGAGAGGTAGTTCAGAAAGTGAGCTTTGATAACGATGATCTGCTTCGTAGCTTAGTCGACATCGAATATGAAGCGAACTTGGGAAGTCCGGTACGCGTGTACCAACCACGAACACTTGCGTTTCCTCCTTGCTCAAGTAGCGCTCCATCTTCACGATTCTGAAAGCCCACTTTCTGAACCTTCATTGGAAGAGGTAGTTCAGAAAGTGGACTTTGATAACGATGATCTGCTTCGTAGCTTAGTCGACATCGAATATGAAGCGAACTTGGGAAGTCCGGTACGCGTGTACCAACCACGTACACTTGCGTTTCCTCCTTGCTCAAGTAGCGCTCCATCTTCTCGATTCTGAAAGCCCACTTTCTGAACCTTCATTGGAAGTGGTAGTTCAGAAAGTGAGCTTCATTAAAAAAGTAGTTCAAAATATCTCCATCACATGACAAGATGATTATGCTTAACTGAAATGGGAATACTTAGTTATAACATGAATTTTAACAACTTAGAATGCTGGAGGTTGAGACTATGATGAAATCTTTAAGTTTGAAGTGTACAATAACATTGCTTTCACTTGGC includes:
- a CDS encoding GTP-binding protein; the encoded protein is MSTQKIVPIYLLSGFLGSGKTTLLTQIVEKAQAAGLTPAVLMNELGEVNLDGQLVKKDVAMAEVLGGCICCSMRGDLSLELNQLLDQYSPDLIIVESTGAAHPMETIDAITETSMYKHVRLQSVITVVDGEHLLDRSKLVKDSTYRLMQDQIRCGSLIVLNKCDRLDPEKVVEAEQTLRDLNEHALIITTDHCQLNNWQWLLEGTQLEQPESLQALRQQVSNNNDDAVDGEHEHQHEHSHHTHVMAYTHYWKGKPNSEQFEQWLANLPANIYRAKGIVTFRDVPSRFLFQFAYRESDFMRIDPQGEVNDVAVFIGEHFDEEWLKQQLAILEER